In one window of Qipengyuania gaetbuli DNA:
- a CDS encoding anti-sigma factor, whose translation MTDAPRPDDDTLAAEYALGLLEGEELLSARGREASDARFAAAVAWWQDRLAPMLDEISPATPRAEVWRRIEEALDGAAPSAEVIDLRNRMRRWQVFGTVSAAAAAAIAVFAFTFMTLPSTPQIEMQAEAPLVASVPIANTDLRLAVTYLPDRGELLVSASGLTADGVHDHELWLVPQDDTPLLSLGVVAPGEERRVTLEPAVAAKMADGAPLLLTREPLGGKPEGVDAGPVVAEGQLKKI comes from the coding sequence ATGACCGACGCGCCCCGCCCCGACGACGACACGCTTGCCGCGGAATATGCGCTCGGCCTGCTGGAGGGCGAGGAACTGCTCTCCGCGCGCGGCCGCGAGGCAAGCGATGCCCGCTTTGCGGCAGCGGTCGCCTGGTGGCAGGACCGGCTGGCCCCGATGCTCGACGAGATTTCGCCTGCGACACCGCGCGCAGAGGTCTGGCGCCGCATCGAAGAGGCGCTGGACGGTGCTGCCCCGTCGGCAGAGGTCATCGATCTCAGGAACCGGATGCGCCGCTGGCAGGTCTTCGGCACGGTGAGTGCCGCCGCTGCCGCCGCGATTGCCGTCTTCGCCTTCACCTTCATGACCCTGCCCAGTACTCCGCAGATCGAGATGCAGGCAGAAGCGCCGCTGGTCGCATCAGTGCCGATTGCGAATACCGACCTGAGGCTGGCCGTCACTTATCTGCCCGACCGCGGCGAACTGCTCGTCTCGGCAAGCGGCCTGACCGCCGACGGGGTCCACGACCACGAGCTGTGGCTGGTCCCGCAGGATGATACGCCGCTCCTCTCGCTCGGCGTAGTCGCGCCCGGCGAGGAACGCCGCGTGACGCTGGAACCGGCAGTCGCGGCGAAGATGGCGGACGGTGCGCCGCTGCTGCTCACGCGCGAGCCGCTGGGCGGCAAACCCGAAGGAGTCGATGCTGGGCCGGTGGTCGCAGAAGGCCAGCTGAAAAAAATCTGA
- a CDS encoding aldo/keto reductase, with product MEYANLGPSGLKVSRLCLGCMSYGDTSKGWHGEWVLSEDDSRPFIREAVEAGINFFDTANMYSMGASEEVVGRLLPQFAKRDEIVLATKAFLPWRQAPNTGGNSRKSLFQAIDDSLARLGVDYVDLFQIHRWDDTTPIEETMEALHDIVKAGKARYIGASSMAAWQFAKAQEVARANGWTRFISMQNHVNLLYREEEREMIPLCRDQGVGIIPWSPLARGKLARAWDESTVRSETDGFGKLLYRQNVDADREVIEVVGRIAADRGVSRATVALAWHFATPGITAPIIGATKQGHIGAAIEAMALDLTPEEVDRLEEPYRPKTPVGVASTAPQNWSLTLKA from the coding sequence GTGGAATACGCCAATCTCGGCCCTTCGGGCCTCAAGGTCTCGCGCCTGTGCCTTGGCTGCATGAGCTATGGCGACACCAGCAAGGGCTGGCACGGCGAGTGGGTGCTTTCGGAAGACGACAGCCGCCCCTTCATCCGCGAGGCGGTGGAGGCGGGCATAAACTTCTTCGACACGGCCAACATGTACTCGATGGGCGCATCGGAAGAGGTGGTGGGCCGGTTGCTTCCCCAATTCGCGAAGCGTGACGAGATCGTGCTGGCCACCAAGGCTTTCCTGCCGTGGCGGCAGGCGCCCAATACCGGCGGCAATTCGCGCAAGAGCCTGTTCCAGGCGATCGACGACAGCCTCGCGCGCCTCGGCGTGGATTATGTCGACCTGTTCCAAATCCACCGCTGGGACGACACCACGCCGATCGAGGAAACGATGGAGGCGCTGCACGACATCGTGAAGGCGGGCAAGGCGCGCTACATCGGCGCATCCTCCATGGCCGCATGGCAATTCGCCAAGGCGCAGGAAGTGGCGCGCGCGAACGGCTGGACGCGCTTCATCTCGATGCAGAACCACGTGAACCTGCTCTACCGGGAGGAGGAGCGCGAGATGATCCCGCTCTGCCGCGACCAAGGCGTGGGGATCATTCCATGGAGCCCGCTCGCGCGCGGCAAGCTCGCCCGCGCATGGGACGAAAGCACCGTGCGCAGCGAAACCGATGGCTTCGGCAAGCTGCTATACAGGCAGAACGTGGATGCGGACCGCGAGGTCATCGAGGTGGTCGGCCGGATCGCTGCCGATCGCGGCGTTTCGCGCGCGACCGTGGCGCTCGCGTGGCATTTCGCCACGCCGGGCATCACCGCTCCGATTATCGGGGCGACGAAGCAGGGCCATATCGGCGCGGCGATAGAAGCCATGGCGCTCGATCTCACCCCCGAAGAGGTCGACCGGCTTGAAGAGCCCTATCGTCCCAAGACGCCGGTGGGCGTGGCATCGACCGCGCCGCAGAACTGGTCACTCACGCTCAAAGCCTGA
- a CDS encoding TonB-dependent receptor yields MGLGATQAMAQDATAGEEAAEEVVAEDDVIVVTGIRASLRDAMNIKRNAQGVVDAISAEDIGKFPDTNLAESLQRITGVSIDRENGEGARVTVRGFGPEYNLVTLNGRQMPTSTLGDGASAPSSRSFDFGNLASEAVVAVEVYKTGRATVPSGGIGSSINIRTPRPLNNPGFSGSFAVKGVYDESENDDVSITPEVSGVISKTFAEDRIGIAVTGSYQKRKSGFNQFFSEFRDGYLGCGSGYENEWGAIPCDPGNDWRGNYNLQENRPDANTVYAVPQNGSYNVTNIDRERINGQAVLQAKLGDNVTATLDYTFSQNTVEAAQSSVGIWFNHVTTSSAWGDGPIADILFYSENFGGAPSDLSYSGSLTANRSINHSLGGNIEWEAPNGFTFTLDAHSSSAESKPTLPYGSNLSVGTAVFNVQTQGIDYTSYLPVISYTNATGTDGNDVAQRFATGNAFRNAYFKDEIDQVQLSGNYTPEADSFLQSLDFGVTYTNNRVQSAYGFIQNDTWGGLGTPADIPDDIFFPISVTDAFRGLEGVDNPNIIQSFYGFDVERMVDLLESQFGICSSPATGAAQPGTCLAVQDIDRRITEKTLAPYAEAAFSFDVGAGEAHLITGLRYEVTDVDSRALSLIPDGSAWVAANEFNLSYADARDFTRAKGSYDFWLPNIDFDIEPIQDVIFRASYSHTITRPTYDNLQGGLSLNPLFRVDGGDGNQGNPSLLPFKSENFDASVEWYYGNASYMSVGYFRKNVENYITVGGIQQFFEGVYQPYNGPRAAEARAALGGGAISNDDIRAYIIANYPETTSFNPVTGQTAILGVPGDPLLEFNISVPINSDQKATIDGWEFALQHNFWETGFGVILNYTIVNGDAEFDNTQPYRIPQFALVGLSDSANAVLFYDKGPFQARAAWNWRDDFLAGYSQNPTNPFYRDEYWQIDASASYEFDNGLTVFAEAINLTGENLKGYRRSENNTFFAYRGAPRYAAGVRFSF; encoded by the coding sequence ATGGGACTCGGCGCCACCCAGGCGATGGCGCAAGACGCCACTGCCGGCGAGGAGGCGGCTGAAGAAGTCGTCGCAGAAGACGACGTTATCGTCGTCACCGGTATTCGCGCTTCGCTGCGCGATGCCATGAACATCAAGCGCAACGCGCAGGGTGTCGTCGACGCGATCTCGGCGGAAGATATCGGCAAATTCCCCGATACCAACCTGGCCGAATCGCTGCAGCGTATCACCGGCGTGTCGATCGACCGTGAAAACGGCGAAGGCGCCCGTGTCACGGTTCGCGGCTTCGGTCCGGAATACAACCTCGTCACGCTCAACGGCCGCCAGATGCCGACTTCGACTCTCGGTGACGGCGCCAGCGCGCCTTCGTCGCGTTCGTTCGACTTCGGCAACCTCGCTTCCGAAGCAGTCGTCGCCGTCGAGGTCTACAAGACCGGCCGCGCGACCGTTCCTTCGGGCGGTATCGGTTCGTCGATCAACATCCGCACCCCGCGCCCGCTCAACAATCCGGGCTTCAGCGGCAGCTTTGCCGTCAAGGGTGTCTATGACGAATCCGAAAACGACGATGTGAGCATCACGCCGGAAGTTTCGGGGGTCATCAGCAAGACCTTCGCCGAAGACCGCATCGGTATCGCTGTCACCGGCAGCTACCAGAAGCGCAAATCGGGCTTCAACCAGTTCTTCAGCGAATTCCGCGACGGTTACCTTGGTTGCGGCAGCGGCTACGAAAACGAGTGGGGCGCTATCCCCTGCGATCCGGGCAACGACTGGCGCGGTAACTACAACCTCCAGGAAAACCGCCCCGACGCCAACACCGTCTACGCGGTTCCGCAGAACGGTTCGTACAACGTCACCAACATCGACCGCGAGCGCATCAACGGCCAGGCCGTGCTGCAGGCGAAGCTGGGCGACAACGTCACCGCGACGCTCGACTACACCTTCTCGCAGAACACTGTCGAAGCTGCGCAGAGCTCGGTCGGCATCTGGTTCAACCACGTCACGACTTCGAGTGCGTGGGGTGACGGCCCGATTGCGGACATCCTGTTCTACTCGGAAAACTTCGGCGGCGCGCCGTCCGACCTTTCCTACAGCGGCTCGCTCACGGCCAACCGCTCGATCAACCACTCGCTGGGTGGCAACATCGAATGGGAAGCGCCCAACGGCTTTACCTTCACGCTCGACGCGCACAGCTCGAGCGCAGAATCGAAGCCGACGCTGCCGTACGGTTCGAACCTGTCGGTCGGTACCGCCGTGTTCAACGTGCAGACGCAGGGCATCGACTACACGTCCTACCTGCCGGTCATTTCCTACACGAATGCGACCGGTACGGACGGCAACGACGTGGCGCAGCGCTTTGCCACGGGTAACGCGTTCCGCAATGCCTACTTCAAGGACGAGATCGATCAGGTCCAGCTGAGCGGCAACTACACGCCGGAAGCAGATTCCTTCCTGCAGTCGCTCGACTTCGGCGTTACCTACACCAACAACCGCGTCCAGTCGGCCTATGGCTTCATCCAGAACGATACCTGGGGCGGCCTCGGAACTCCGGCAGATATTCCGGACGACATCTTTTTCCCGATCAGCGTGACCGATGCGTTCCGCGGCCTTGAAGGTGTCGATAACCCGAACATCATCCAGAGCTTCTACGGCTTCGACGTGGAACGCATGGTCGACCTGCTGGAAAGCCAGTTCGGCATCTGCTCGAGCCCGGCAACCGGCGCTGCACAGCCCGGCACCTGCCTTGCTGTCCAGGACATCGACCGTCGCATCACGGAAAAGACCCTGGCTCCTTACGCCGAGGCGGCATTCTCGTTCGACGTGGGCGCTGGTGAGGCACACCTCATCACGGGCCTTCGTTACGAAGTGACCGATGTCGATTCGCGGGCTCTTTCGCTGATCCCCGACGGTTCGGCCTGGGTTGCAGCGAACGAGTTCAACCTCAGCTACGCAGATGCTCGTGACTTCACCCGTGCCAAGGGTAGCTACGACTTCTGGTTGCCGAACATCGACTTCGACATCGAGCCGATCCAGGACGTGATCTTCCGTGCTTCCTACAGCCACACGATCACCCGCCCGACCTACGACAACCTGCAGGGCGGCCTGAGCCTGAACCCACTGTTCCGCGTGGACGGTGGCGACGGTAACCAGGGCAACCCGAGCCTGCTTCCGTTCAAGTCGGAGAACTTCGACGCTTCGGTCGAATGGTACTACGGCAACGCCAGCTACATGTCGGTCGGCTACTTCCGCAAGAACGTGGAGAACTACATCACGGTCGGCGGGATCCAGCAGTTCTTCGAAGGTGTCTACCAGCCCTACAATGGTCCGCGTGCTGCAGAAGCGCGTGCAGCCCTTGGCGGCGGTGCCATCTCGAACGACGACATCCGCGCCTACATCATTGCCAACTACCCCGAGACGACCTCGTTCAACCCGGTCACCGGCCAGACCGCCATCCTCGGCGTTCCGGGCGATCCGTTGCTCGAGTTCAACATCTCGGTTCCGATCAACTCGGACCAGAAGGCAACGATCGACGGTTGGGAATTCGCGCTCCAGCACAACTTCTGGGAAACCGGCTTCGGTGTCATCCTGAACTACACCATCGTCAACGGCGATGCCGAGTTCGACAACACCCAGCCCTACCGTATCCCGCAGTTCGCGCTGGTCGGTCTTTCGGATAGTGCCAACGCCGTCCTGTTCTACGACAAGGGTCCGTTCCAGGCTCGTGCGGCGTGGAACTGGCGTGACGACTTCCTGGCCGGTTACAGCCAGAACCCGACCAACCCGTTCTATCGTGACGAGTACTGGCAGATCGACGCCAGCGCCTCGTACGAGTTCGACAACGGGCTGACGGTGTTCGCGGAAGCGATCAACCTGACCGGCGAGAACCTGAAGGGTTACCGCCGCAGCGAGAACAACACCTTCTTCGCCTATCGTGGTGCACCGCGCTACGCGGCGGGTGTTCGCTTCAGCTTCTAA
- a CDS encoding acyl-CoA dehydrogenase family protein: MLDTSKRFAYSEDHEAFRDTVRKVFAEHMTPYLDQHEEEGIVPRSAWKALGEAGMLCPTVAEENGGLGLDFGFNCVIAEELSYLGSSAGFTLQNDITVNYFERLGTEEQKAKYLPGMISGDVITAIAMTEPGAGSDLQGVRTTATLDGDEWVINGSKTYITNGQNADVVIVVAKTDPSQGAKGTSLILVDAGTPGFERGRNLDKIGQHAADTSELFFNDCRVPKDNLLGGEGRGFIHLMEELPQERLSIAVGAQAGAQRAFDEAVKFTKDRKAFGRTVFEFQNTKFVLADLAAKLQVGWAHLDWAIQRHLKGELTTDEASAAKLWHTELQWECCDKSLQLHGGAGYMNEYPIARLWRDARVQRIYGGTNEIMKEVVSRAI; this comes from the coding sequence ATGCTCGATACGTCCAAACGCTTCGCCTATTCCGAAGACCACGAGGCCTTCCGCGACACGGTGCGCAAGGTCTTTGCCGAACACATGACGCCCTATCTCGACCAGCACGAGGAAGAGGGCATCGTCCCGCGCAGCGCGTGGAAGGCGCTGGGCGAGGCAGGGATGCTGTGCCCCACGGTCGCGGAAGAGAACGGCGGGCTCGGCCTCGATTTCGGCTTCAACTGCGTGATCGCGGAAGAGCTGAGCTATCTCGGATCCTCCGCCGGTTTCACGCTGCAGAACGACATCACGGTCAATTATTTCGAGCGGCTCGGCACCGAGGAGCAGAAGGCGAAATACCTGCCCGGCATGATCAGCGGCGATGTCATCACCGCCATCGCCATGACCGAGCCGGGCGCGGGCTCCGACCTTCAGGGCGTGCGCACCACGGCGACGCTCGACGGCGACGAATGGGTGATCAACGGGTCGAAGACCTACATCACCAACGGCCAGAATGCCGACGTGGTGATCGTGGTCGCCAAGACCGACCCTTCGCAGGGCGCCAAGGGCACCTCACTGATCCTCGTCGATGCCGGCACGCCGGGTTTCGAGCGCGGGCGCAACCTCGACAAGATCGGCCAGCATGCCGCCGACACGTCCGAGCTTTTCTTCAACGACTGCCGCGTGCCGAAGGACAATTTGCTGGGCGGCGAAGGGCGGGGCTTCATCCACCTGATGGAAGAACTGCCGCAGGAACGCCTGTCGATCGCCGTCGGCGCGCAGGCCGGCGCGCAGCGCGCCTTCGACGAGGCGGTGAAGTTCACCAAGGACCGCAAGGCCTTCGGTCGCACCGTGTTCGAATTCCAGAACACCAAGTTTGTGCTCGCGGACCTGGCGGCCAAGCTGCAGGTCGGCTGGGCGCATCTCGACTGGGCGATCCAGCGCCACCTCAAGGGCGAACTCACCACCGACGAGGCAAGCGCAGCCAAGCTTTGGCACACCGAACTGCAGTGGGAATGCTGCGACAAGTCGCTGCAGCTGCATGGCGGGGCTGGCTACATGAACGAATATCCCATTGCCCGCCTGTGGCGCGATGCCCGCGTCCAGCGCATCTATGGCGGCACGAACGAGATCATGAAGGAAGTCGTCAGCCGCGCGATCTGA
- a CDS encoding tryptophan halogenase family protein, with protein sequence MARQMQNVVIAGGGTAGWLSAAYLAARRPDLSITLVEAPDIPTIGVGEGTWPTMRDTLRIIGIPEAEFLRECDASFKQGSRFDGWRTGKDNDSYLHPFTAPAPGDMRAVLSAWQQNAPGVAFASAVTPQADACNRNLAPRQRSMPDYAGALNYGYHLDAGKFARLLERHATARLGVTHVADHISDVEVGDDGLVDALVLREGGRLEGDFFLDCTGMAAVIADGHLQGGWVDRSDVSFNDRALAVQVPTLPDAAIASQTIGTAHEAGWLWDIALPTRRGIGCVYSSRFCDDVQAEATLRAYIAANVAGADLDSLAPRKLSFRTGHRERFWQGNCLAVGLSAGFIEPLEASAIVLIELSLKALAENFPASRSSLPAHAARFNTLFRYRWDRIVDFLKLHYVLSERAEPFWLAQRALETVPASLAEQLVLWRDQPPSQWDFPQIDEIFSAYSQHYVLYGMGFPAPETAPVADLELAQRRLAEVRERARGLAAALPTNRVYLDAVNTTAAPDAREGEIA encoded by the coding sequence ATGGCGCGACAGATGCAAAATGTGGTGATTGCCGGTGGAGGCACCGCGGGGTGGCTTTCCGCCGCCTATCTCGCCGCACGTCGTCCCGACCTGTCGATTACCCTGGTCGAGGCACCGGACATCCCGACCATCGGTGTCGGAGAAGGCACCTGGCCGACCATGCGCGACACGCTGCGCATCATCGGCATCCCCGAAGCGGAATTCCTGCGCGAATGCGATGCAAGCTTCAAACAGGGCTCGCGTTTCGACGGCTGGCGCACCGGAAAGGACAACGACAGCTATCTCCACCCGTTCACGGCCCCCGCTCCCGGCGATATGCGGGCGGTCTTGTCGGCATGGCAGCAGAATGCGCCGGGCGTTGCTTTCGCCTCTGCAGTGACTCCGCAGGCCGATGCCTGCAATCGCAACCTTGCCCCGCGCCAGCGTTCCATGCCAGATTACGCGGGCGCGCTGAATTACGGCTATCACCTCGACGCGGGCAAATTTGCGCGCCTGCTCGAACGCCACGCGACCGCGCGGCTCGGCGTTACGCATGTTGCCGACCATATTTCCGACGTCGAAGTCGGTGACGACGGGTTGGTGGATGCGCTGGTCCTGCGCGAAGGCGGCAGGCTGGAAGGCGATTTCTTCCTCGACTGTACCGGCATGGCTGCGGTTATTGCGGACGGACACCTCCAAGGGGGCTGGGTCGACCGGTCCGACGTGTCGTTCAACGACCGCGCGCTCGCCGTACAGGTCCCCACCCTCCCCGATGCGGCGATCGCCTCGCAGACCATCGGCACAGCGCACGAAGCGGGCTGGCTGTGGGACATTGCACTACCGACCCGCCGCGGGATCGGCTGCGTCTACTCCTCCCGTTTCTGCGACGATGTACAGGCGGAGGCTACCTTGCGCGCGTACATCGCCGCCAATGTTGCCGGAGCCGACCTCGACAGCCTCGCCCCGCGCAAGCTGTCCTTCAGGACCGGGCACCGCGAACGGTTCTGGCAGGGCAACTGCCTTGCCGTCGGTCTTTCGGCGGGGTTCATCGAGCCGCTCGAGGCTTCTGCCATCGTGCTGATCGAATTGTCGCTGAAGGCGCTGGCCGAAAACTTCCCGGCGAGCCGGTCATCCCTGCCCGCCCACGCGGCGCGGTTCAACACGCTGTTCCGCTACCGCTGGGACCGGATCGTGGATTTTCTCAAGCTCCACTACGTGCTGAGCGAAAGAGCAGAACCCTTCTGGCTAGCCCAGCGCGCCCTCGAGACTGTCCCCGCCTCGCTGGCCGAACAGCTGGTGCTGTGGCGTGACCAGCCACCCTCGCAATGGGACTTTCCGCAGATCGACGAGATATTCTCCGCCTACAGCCAGCATTACGTGCTTTACGGCATGGGCTTCCCGGCGCCCGAAACTGCGCCGGTCGCGGATCTCGAACTTGCACAGCGCCGCCTTGCCGAAGTGCGTGAACGTGCGCGCGGCTTGGCTGCTGCATTACCGACCAATCGCGTCTATCTCGACGCTGTGAACACAACCGCTGCGCCGGATGCGCGCGAGGGAGAAATTGCCTGA
- a CDS encoding NAD(P)H-dependent flavin oxidoreductase: MKTRITEMFGIEHPIIQGGMHYVGFAEMAAAVSNAGGLGIITGLTQGTPEKLANEIARCKDMTDKPFGVNLTFLPTVNAPDYPGLVRVIIEGGVKIVETAGNNPAQVLPYFKDAGVKVIHKCTSVRHSLKAQSIGCDAVSVDGFECGGHPGEDDIPNMILLPRAADELEIPFVASGGMADGRSLVASLALGADGINMGTRFIATKEAPVHENVKKAIVAASELDTRLVMRPLRNTERVMTNDAVEELLRIEKEKGADLKFEDIIEQVAGVYPRIMTEGDMDAGAWSCGMVAGLIHDIPTCKELIDGIMAQAEEIITKRLAVFQNA, translated from the coding sequence ATGAAGACTCGCATCACCGAAATGTTCGGCATCGAGCATCCGATCATCCAGGGCGGCATGCATTATGTCGGTTTCGCCGAAATGGCGGCAGCCGTGTCCAATGCCGGCGGTCTCGGCATCATCACCGGCTTGACGCAGGGCACGCCCGAGAAGCTCGCCAACGAGATCGCGCGCTGCAAGGACATGACCGACAAGCCCTTCGGCGTGAACCTTACCTTCCTGCCCACCGTCAATGCGCCCGATTACCCGGGGCTGGTGCGCGTCATCATCGAAGGCGGGGTGAAGATCGTGGAGACGGCGGGCAACAACCCCGCACAGGTCCTGCCCTATTTCAAGGACGCCGGCGTCAAGGTCATCCACAAGTGCACCAGCGTGCGTCACAGCCTCAAGGCGCAGTCGATCGGCTGCGACGCGGTTTCGGTCGACGGCTTCGAATGCGGCGGCCACCCGGGCGAGGACGACATTCCCAACATGATCCTGCTGCCGCGCGCGGCGGACGAGCTGGAAATCCCCTTCGTCGCCAGCGGCGGCATGGCCGATGGTCGCAGCCTCGTCGCCAGCCTCGCCTTGGGCGCGGACGGCATCAACATGGGCACGCGCTTCATCGCGACCAAGGAAGCGCCGGTGCACGAGAATGTGAAGAAGGCGATCGTCGCTGCCAGCGAACTCGACACGCGCCTCGTCATGCGCCCGCTGCGAAATACCGAGCGCGTGATGACCAATGACGCGGTGGAGGAACTGCTCCGCATCGAGAAGGAGAAAGGCGCGGACCTCAAGTTCGAGGACATCATCGAACAGGTCGCCGGCGTTTATCCGCGCATCATGACCGAAGGCGACATGGATGCAGGCGCCTGGTCCTGCGGCATGGTCGCAGGCCTCATCCACGACATCCCGACCTGCAAGGAACTGATCGACGGCATCATGGCGCAGGCCGAGGAAATCATCACCAAGCGGCTTGCCGTTTTCCAGAACGCGTAA
- a CDS encoding flavin reductase family protein has translation MAVAPLAMFDPQAFRSALGSFVTGVTIVTTRDADGRPVGLTANSFNSVSLDPPMVLWSLSLHSGSLPVFREAQSWAVHVLAADQQAMSDRFAQPGNDKFAGLDVVDGPEGAPMLAGYAARFGCRARFEYEGGDHAIFLGEVVEFERRDAEPLIYHSGRYGRLMRAPTGEDLEHEGLAEKSGEGLALTERGLELLRALEGIAKR, from the coding sequence GTGGCGGTAGCGCCGCTGGCGATGTTCGACCCGCAGGCATTCCGCAGCGCACTTGGCTCCTTCGTGACCGGCGTCACCATCGTGACGACGCGCGATGCCGACGGGCGTCCGGTGGGCCTGACTGCCAACAGCTTCAATTCGGTGAGCCTCGACCCGCCGATGGTGCTGTGGAGCCTCTCGCTCCATTCGGGCAGCCTGCCTGTCTTCCGCGAGGCGCAGAGCTGGGCAGTGCACGTGCTGGCCGCAGACCAGCAGGCCATGTCCGACCGCTTTGCGCAGCCCGGCAACGACAAGTTTGCCGGACTCGACGTGGTCGACGGGCCGGAAGGCGCGCCGATGCTGGCGGGATATGCTGCCCGGTTCGGTTGCCGCGCACGCTTCGAATACGAAGGCGGCGACCATGCGATCTTCCTCGGCGAAGTGGTCGAATTCGAACGCCGCGATGCCGAACCGCTGATCTACCATTCGGGCCGGTACGGGCGGCTGATGCGTGCGCCCACCGGCGAGGACCTGGAGCACGAGGGCCTCGCGGAAAAATCGGGCGAAGGACTTGCCCTTACGGAACGCGGCCTTGAACTGCTGCGGGCGCTGGAAGGCATCGCGAAGCGCTAG
- a CDS encoding fasciclin domain-containing protein, whose translation MPISNQLKAAAAASVLAMGGFALAAATPAVAHNHGKHSMKSQPNIVEAAMGTGVHDTLVAAVKAADLVDTLSSPGPFTVFAPTDDAFGELPAGTVDALLQPANKGKLQTVLTYHVVSGRIPAAQLSAAIKQAGGSYEFETVAGETLTASFDGHTIVVTDALGRETKVVQADVKTTNGVIHVTDGVFLPSA comes from the coding sequence ATGCCGATTTCGAACCAGCTCAAGGCCGCAGCTGCGGCGTCCGTTCTCGCCATGGGCGGGTTTGCGCTCGCCGCCGCGACCCCGGCCGTTGCGCATAACCATGGCAAGCATTCGATGAAGAGCCAGCCCAACATCGTCGAGGCCGCCATGGGCACCGGCGTGCACGACACGCTGGTCGCTGCAGTCAAGGCCGCCGATCTCGTCGACACGCTGTCTTCGCCCGGCCCGTTCACCGTCTTCGCGCCGACCGACGATGCGTTCGGCGAACTGCCTGCCGGCACCGTCGATGCGCTGCTGCAGCCGGCCAACAAGGGCAAGCTCCAGACCGTGCTGACCTATCACGTCGTCTCCGGCCGTATCCCGGCAGCCCAGCTTTCGGCCGCGATCAAGCAGGCCGGTGGCAGCTATGAATTCGAGACGGTCGCAGGCGAGACACTGACCGCCAGCTTCGATGGGCATACCATCGTCGTTACCGACGCCCTAGGTCGCGAAACCAAGGTCGTGCAGGCCGATGTGAAGACAACCAACGGCGTGATCCACGTCACCGACGGCGTCTTCCTTCCGAGCGCCTGA
- a CDS encoding SDR family NAD(P)-dependent oxidoreductase: MANPLDFSGKTVLIVGGTSGIGNGIAHGFREQGAEVHVTGTRASANDYSPEDGSVLEGLTFHSLDVADRAALDAFAWPERLDVVVLCQGIARYNRDEFNREGWDAVMAVNLDSLLDCSNAVRPKLAESGGSLIIISSIGGYRGLIGNPAYGASKAAAISMVRSLSLAFAAEGIRVNGIAPGYVHTKINDAFLGNEKFRDATIANTPRGRLGLPQDMAGAALFLASPLADYVVGQTISVDGGLSVGN; this comes from the coding sequence ATGGCCAATCCGCTCGATTTTTCCGGCAAGACCGTCCTCATCGTCGGAGGGACGAGCGGGATAGGCAACGGCATTGCCCACGGCTTCCGCGAACAGGGGGCCGAGGTACACGTGACCGGCACGAGGGCGAGCGCGAACGACTATTCGCCCGAAGACGGCAGCGTCCTCGAAGGACTGACCTTCCATTCGCTCGACGTGGCGGACCGCGCGGCCCTCGATGCCTTCGCATGGCCCGAACGGCTCGATGTCGTGGTGTTGTGCCAGGGCATTGCCCGCTACAACCGCGACGAGTTCAACCGTGAAGGCTGGGACGCGGTGATGGCGGTCAATCTCGACTCGCTGCTCGACTGTTCCAATGCCGTGCGCCCCAAGCTGGCGGAATCCGGCGGATCGCTGATCATCATCAGCTCGATCGGCGGTTATCGCGGCCTGATCGGCAACCCGGCCTATGGCGCCAGCAAGGCGGCGGCAATCAGCATGGTCCGCTCGCTCAGCCTGGCCTTCGCGGCAGAAGGCATCCGCGTGAACGGCATCGCGCCGGGATACGTCCACACCAAGATCAACGATGCCTTTCTCGGCAACGAGAAGTTCCGCGATGCGACCATCGCGAACACGCCGCGCGGTCGCCTCGGCCTGCCGCAGGACATGGCGGGAGCGGCGCTGTTCCTCGCCTCGCCGCTGGCCGATTACGTGGTCGGCCAGACGATCAGCGTCGATGGCGGATTGAGCGTAGGGAACTGA